One genomic segment of Ignavibacteriota bacterium includes these proteins:
- a CDS encoding TIM barrel protein has protein sequence MKNKNYRNSNNVGRRNFIKTASLSAAALTLGVSKINADIQKNDSDKNQKFKMKFAPHFGMFENNAGKDYINQLNFIAEHGFTALEDNGMKSKTIDEQNKIAKEMEKLNLTMGVFVAHNIYWDKPNLASGNKELRDEFLKDIKDSVEVAKRVNAKWMTVVPGHVDLRLEMDYQTANVVESLKQASAILEPHGLTMVLEPLNFFNHPGLFLKKVSQAYLICKAVDSPACKILDDLYHQQITEGNLIPNIDAAWDEIAYFQMGDNPGRNEPTTGEINYKNVFAHIHNKGFKGVLGMEHGNSKKGKEGELAVIEAYRKCDIS, from the coding sequence ATGAAAAATAAAAATTATCGTAATTCAAATAATGTAGGAAGAAGAAACTTTATTAAAACAGCTTCACTTTCCGCAGCCGCTTTAACTTTAGGAGTGAGTAAAATTAATGCTGATATTCAGAAAAATGATTCAGATAAAAATCAAAAATTTAAAATGAAATTTGCACCGCATTTTGGAATGTTCGAAAATAATGCCGGGAAAGATTATATAAATCAGTTGAATTTCATTGCTGAACATGGATTTACTGCACTTGAAGATAATGGAATGAAATCCAAGACAATTGATGAGCAAAATAAAATTGCTAAGGAAATGGAAAAGTTAAATTTAACAATGGGTGTTTTTGTTGCTCACAATATTTATTGGGATAAGCCAAATTTAGCAAGCGGAAATAAAGAATTACGAGATGAATTTCTAAAGGATATAAAAGATTCCGTTGAAGTTGCAAAACGCGTAAATGCGAAATGGATGACAGTTGTTCCGGGTCATGTTGATTTACGTTTGGAGATGGACTATCAAACTGCAAATGTTGTTGAATCTTTAAAACAAGCAAGCGCAATATTAGAACCTCATGGATTAACAATGGTTCTTGAACCTTTAAACTTTTTTAATCATCCCGGATTATTTTTGAAAAAAGTTTCACAAGCGTATTTAATTTGTAAAGCAGTTGACAGCCCGGCATGTAAAATTTTAGATGATTTGTATCATCAGCAAATTACTGAGGGAAATTTAATTCCTAACATTGATGCGGCGTGGGATGAAATTGCATATTTTCAAATGGGTGATAATCCCGGAAGGAATGAACCAACAACAGGTGAAATTAATTATAAAAATGTTTTTGCACATATTCATAATAAAGGTTTTAAAGGTGTTTTAGGAATGGAACATGGAAATAGTAAAAAAGGAAAAGAAGGTGAATTAGCTGTAATAGAAGCTTATAGGAAATGTGATATTAGTTAA
- a CDS encoding SUMF1/EgtB/PvdO family nonheme iron enzyme — protein MNKKEIKVISKNLYVLLIFFGMLIFFLLNYAYEESSTNEFCESCHVHPQATQSWKIGAHVYNESGVTVNCVDCHLPPSGINKFYAKATTGLRDLYGYVFKDSSDFNWEKMSQREFAVNHVYQEGCLNCHKNLFPPKLSKKGQDAHLYFDQNKEEVMCINCHLETGHYHEKVEEVVVDYSKSGIIYNEAAKVDKFENFIEQIPGTNINFEMIAIPSGKFLFGSADDNESKKLDGSPAVEVSLSKFWMGKAEITWNEYYAFMKETGTEGRTEDQIIKSRLNNVDVISGPTPPYGDPGQGWGKEDRPAITMTHYAAKKYCEWLSKKTGKKYRLPTEAEWEYSARANSKGEYFFDGNPSDYTSEGFWKSIFGADTNIINSYCIYKENSLNKTHTPNSVKPNSFGLLNMLGNVKEFCSDYYSENIYNIYKNQKEVQNPKGLSNGTEFVIRGGSYLSDAVDLRITARDKTNQKTWLRTDPQIPKSLWWYSDSKDVGFRVVCEYSE, from the coding sequence ATGAATAAAAAAGAAATAAAAGTAATATCTAAAAACTTATATGTTTTGCTAATATTCTTCGGAATGTTAATCTTTTTTTTGTTGAACTATGCTTATGAAGAATCATCGACAAATGAATTTTGCGAATCTTGTCACGTTCATCCGCAAGCAACACAATCATGGAAAATTGGGGCTCATGTTTACAATGAAAGCGGTGTAACAGTAAATTGTGTCGATTGTCATTTGCCTCCAAGCGGAATTAATAAATTTTACGCAAAAGCAACAACCGGATTAAGAGATTTATACGGATATGTTTTTAAGGATTCGTCAGATTTTAATTGGGAGAAAATGTCTCAGCGAGAATTTGCGGTGAACCATGTTTATCAAGAAGGATGTTTAAATTGTCACAAAAATTTATTTCCTCCAAAGCTTTCTAAAAAAGGTCAAGATGCTCATTTATATTTTGATCAAAATAAAGAAGAAGTAATGTGCATAAATTGTCATCTCGAAACCGGTCATTATCATGAAAAAGTTGAAGAAGTTGTAGTTGATTATTCAAAATCCGGAATAATATATAACGAAGCTGCCAAAGTAGATAAATTTGAAAATTTTATTGAACAAATTCCGGGAACAAATATTAATTTTGAAATGATTGCAATTCCATCCGGAAAATTTTTATTTGGGAGTGCTGATGATAATGAATCTAAAAAATTAGATGGAAGTCCGGCTGTTGAAGTTTCGTTAAGTAAATTTTGGATGGGAAAAGCAGAAATTACTTGGAATGAATATTATGCATTTATGAAAGAAACCGGAACCGAGGGAAGAACAGAAGATCAAATAATAAAATCTAGATTGAATAATGTAGATGTAATTTCCGGTCCAACTCCGCCTTACGGTGATCCGGGACAAGGTTGGGGAAAAGAAGATCGTCCCGCAATTACAATGACTCATTATGCTGCAAAAAAATATTGCGAATGGCTATCTAAAAAAACCGGAAAAAAATATAGATTACCAACTGAAGCTGAATGGGAATATTCTGCACGCGCTAATTCTAAAGGTGAATATTTCTTTGATGGAAATCCATCTGATTATACAAGCGAAGGATTTTGGAAATCTATTTTTGGTGCAGATACAAATATTATTAATTCATATTGTATTTATAAAGAAAATAGTTTGAATAAAACACATACACCAAATTCTGTTAAACCAAATAGTTTTGGACTCTTAAATATGTTAGGAAATGTAAAAGAATTTTGCTCAGATTATTATTCGGAAAATATTTATAATATTTATAAGAATCAGAAAGAAGTGCAAAATCCAAAAGGTCTATCAAATGGAACAGAATTTGTAATTCGCGGCGGATCTTATTTAAGTGATGCAGTTGATTTAAGAATTACAGCTCGTGATAAAACGAATCAGAAAACTTGGCTAAGAACTGATCCGCAGATTCCAAAAAGTTTGTGGTGGTATTCGGATAGTAAAGATGTGGGATTTAGAGTTGTATGTGAGTATTCGGAATAG
- a CDS encoding Gfo/Idh/MocA family oxidoreductase: MSEKLNRRDFLNIGAVAATGIIVGCSVASDKKRTMEEVKFFDQAPDGKVLKAGLIGCGGRGSGAAIDFLNAGPNLKIHALGDVFKDRVEECKLKLKNEKQEIVADENCFVGFDAYEKVINSGVDVIILATPPHFRPMHFEAAVEARKHVFMEKPVAVDPVGARSVIASSKKAEALGLVVGTGTQRRHQRDYVATFKEIFEGKIGDIVSANCYWNQSQLWFRNPQPEWTEMEYMIRDWVNWTWLSGDHIVEQHVHNIDVINWFTEKHPIKAVGFGSRQRRVTGDQYDNFSVDFEYENGMHVHSMCRQINGCTDNVSELVFGSTGYTNCRNKIFDMKGNAIWEYQYPKIEGVEKNESVKVSPYVQEHIDLVKAIRENKPYVEAENTAISTMCAIMGRISAYTGKEVTWEEVMNSDLKLGPDVYELGKVNIEKIIHSPGIA, from the coding sequence ATGTCAGAAAAATTAAACCGTAGAGATTTTTTAAATATTGGCGCTGTTGCTGCAACGGGAATTATTGTTGGCTGCAGTGTAGCTTCTGATAAAAAAAGAACGATGGAAGAAGTTAAGTTTTTCGATCAAGCTCCGGATGGAAAAGTTTTAAAAGCCGGTTTAATTGGCTGCGGAGGCAGAGGAAGCGGTGCTGCAATTGATTTTTTAAATGCCGGACCAAATTTAAAAATTCATGCACTTGGTGATGTGTTTAAGGATAGAGTTGAAGAATGTAAATTAAAATTGAAAAATGAAAAACAAGAAATAGTAGCTGATGAAAATTGCTTTGTCGGATTTGATGCTTATGAAAAAGTTATTAATTCCGGAGTTGATGTAATAATATTAGCAACACCTCCTCATTTTCGTCCAATGCATTTTGAAGCAGCGGTTGAAGCAAGAAAACATGTATTTATGGAAAAACCAGTTGCCGTTGATCCCGTTGGTGCAAGATCAGTTATTGCTTCATCAAAAAAAGCAGAAGCTCTTGGATTGGTAGTTGGAACCGGAACTCAACGAAGACATCAAAGAGATTATGTTGCAACATTTAAAGAAATTTTTGAAGGAAAAATTGGCGATATCGTTTCAGCAAATTGTTATTGGAATCAAAGCCAATTATGGTTTAGAAATCCTCAACCGGAATGGACTGAAATGGAATATATGATTCGTGATTGGGTAAACTGGACTTGGCTTTCCGGTGATCATATTGTAGAGCAACATGTTCATAATATTGATGTAATTAATTGGTTCACAGAAAAACATCCAATTAAAGCAGTTGGTTTTGGTTCACGTCAAAGAAGAGTAACCGGTGATCAGTATGATAATTTCAGTGTTGATTTTGAATATGAAAACGGAATGCATGTTCATAGTATGTGCAGACAAATAAATGGATGTACCGATAATGTTTCCGAATTGGTTTTTGGTTCGACCGGATATACAAATTGCAGAAATAAAATATTTGATATGAAAGGTAATGCAATTTGGGAATATCAGTATCCGAAAATTGAAGGAGTTGAAAAGAACGAATCAGTAAAAGTTTCGCCATACGTACAAGAACATATTGATTTAGTAAAAGCTATTAGAGAAAATAAACCTTACGTTGAAGCTGAAAACACAGCCATTTCAACAATGTGTGCAATAATGGGAAGAATATCAGCATATACCGGAAAGGAAGTTACTTGGGAAGAAGTTATGAATTCAGATCTTAAGTTGGGTCCGGATGTTTATGAACTTGGAAAAGTTAATATTGAAAAAATAATTCATTCACCTGGAATTGCTTAG